GAAATAATATTCGATATAGCTGTTATGAAGGTGATTGAATGATGCCAAAAATAATGATTCAGGACTATATACGAGTTCCCATTGATCGAAAaagtttttatgatattagacTTAGGGATaatagggttattaaggctacaAGGCTTATTAAGGTTtattgaagggttattaaggctactcCAATATatacctgaccaaccagcaaatatACATTAGTTATGGACATAATTCTAGAATTAAATTATACTGTCAACGTTCATTTTATTGTATAAATGTTTTTATAAATGTAAATACAGAGAAGCTGGCTACACTTCTCATTGTGACGAGATCAGACCGGTCATAGCTTTCTCCTTTAATGTGTAACGCTGTGATAGTTAAATGTGGGTGGGTAATACCGTAGATTTACTGTTGATACCTGTGGTAgtattttctatgaatctttttaggggtatctattatgtttagtatatcacctatgcacgtagttaataagtcaatattgactttacgaatttgcgagaacaggTTGCAACATCttcaggtacctggagctttgcaattactttattcattctcgtattcttgaagatatcctcacagtgcacccaaaatttgccagtgccggctactaagcatatggccctgtattactaaccatcctgcgagatggggacttttattaccactgctgccttattcaatcttgtgttgatgatatcctcaaaatgcttccggagtctgccagtgcagactgcccatcacatgcctctgtatgactaaccatcctgtgtgatggggatttttagcatcacgtagttaggtTTTTTGACActttgtactccacttcatatagtctagggtagctgcactaatgcagatgtacctcatgtattaaaaaaaaaaagtagcatcttcaaggggggtagaaatacccTATGCTACTCtaaccctttgagatgtatttctttcttgtctcaataacatACTTGAACTAGAGTAGCATCTTATTATTCCTTATTTAAGCATCACTTTGTTAGTTTGACACAATGAAATCGTCATTAGGTTTAGGGTATTTAttttagggagccggtggctgagcggacagaacactagacgcgtgatcctggggtcccgggttcgatcccaggcgccggggagaaacaattggcagagtttctttcaccctatgcccgtgttacctagcagtaaaatcggtacctgggtgttagctgtcaagggctgcttcctgggggtggaggcctggtcgaggaccgggccgcggggacactaaagccccgaaatcatctcaagatagggtaGTTGCTTGACTGTAGATGCAACTAACTAGGTTAATACATGAGATGGCTGAATGTGAATCTTCCGATCCTTAGCAATGCATTTGTCAACTCTGTGAGCAGAAACTGGGTCATAAACTGAACACTTCGTTGAATATGCAGCCATTAGACCTTTCACTCATGTTGGAATGATAAAGTTGAATAAATTTATTTTTTATGATAATTTCCATGCATTAAGAGAAATTATTTAAGACAGTATACAGAACAAATTAACAACACACAATCAAAGAGAATATTAAAAATAAGAGAAATCAAAGGCAGAGGCAAAGCTAATTTATGGAATTTTCAATTATATCGAGTTTTTTTTCAAATTGCATACTTTATATAATAGAAAATTACATAAATTACCCTAATCTCTGCCTTTGGCATCAAGAGATTTAAAGGCGAGGCAGGTTAAGTATCACTTTAGACACAGCTCAGACTAGAATTACCTAATTTAGACATGATTATAAAGCTTGTCAACACGTCATTCCCTAGAATGTTCTAGGGAATAATGTTGAGAATTAATATTCTATTAAGTTGAAGAACTGGCGGAGGGGTATATATACTCTTCTCCTGCTGACTTAGCGTTTTTAATGAATCCTCTAAATATGCTAACTAATTTTACATATGCATTTTTTTAAGTTGTATTTTTTACAATCGAGTTGATATTTCCTAATAACTTTTTTAAGTGGCTGATATAAGCGAGATCCCGATAAACAATATATGATACCATAGTCTCTTCAGATAATAGGATATTATTAATTTGGAACGGGATAAGGATAGTCCTGTGAGAACAGACTTTGGTGTCTATACACTTAGAGCAATTCATTGCTGTTGAAGGCGTCTCACGATTGGATTGAGTCAACTAATCTACGCAGTGGCGCAACAAATCTAAGCACTGATCCAAGTAATCTACCATCTAGCACAAGAAATCTACGATACGGTACAAATCATCTACGATTTGGCAATAGCGATATTGCCACTGGCAGCAGCAATCTACGAACTATCACGATTAATCTACGCAATAGTGCAAGAAATCTAAGCAATGGCGCAAGCAATCTCAAGGACAGGCACAAGCCATAGGATCGAATTGGAATGCATCAAGGAATTTCCATCCCAGAACTCCAGACAGAAGAGCGGCATTCCTCACTTGATCGTGCGAGAATATATTGGAAATGGATTTAATCGTGTTATATACTGGAGTTCATTTATGTTCTTGAGCTTTTGCAGAATATATTAAACATTTACGTCACCATTGACGAAACCTCTAGATCTTTTCTCAGTCACAGCGGCTTTGATAATATTTATCAAACAGTTTTTTGGCTTTTAAGCACATCGAGGTTGTttcaaataatagcaataaactttgtgatatttcgaagcatattagataatgtaaacaaagccgcaatGACTGttaaaagatgtacatgtttcgtaaaAGTAGACATAAATGCTTGCACTATCTCGAACAAATTCACATAAACATGGTGTCAGCATTACTCATGCATCCTGGTCGTCTAGTGTTCTCACACTATGCTGCACCAAATTTTGATATATTGATATTTAAAACTAAAGTTTATGGGTTTCGTGttgctatcaacctctggagggttattaaggtctatgaacctctggagggttattaagggctaTTAAcctcctggagggttattaaggtctatgaacctctggagggttattaaggcctatcaacttctgaagggttattaagacctatcaaccactggagggttattaaggcctatcaacttaaggagggttattaagacctatcaacctcaggagtgttattaagacctatcaacctctggagggttattaagacctatcaacctctggagggttattaagggctaTTAAcctcctggagggttattaaggcctatcaacttctgaagggttattaagacctatcaacctttggagggttattaaggcctatcaacttaaggagggttattaagacctatcaacctctggagggttattaagggctaTTAAcctcctggagggttattaaggcctatcaacttctgaagggttattaagacctatcaacctttggagggttattaaggcctatcaacttaaggagggttattaaggcctatcaacctcaggagggttattaaaacctatcaacctcaggagggttattaagacctatcaacctctggagggttattaaggcctatcaacctcaggagggttattaaggcctatcaacctcaggagggttattaaggcctatcaacctctggagggttattaaggcctatcaacctctggagggttattaaggcctatcaacttaaggagggttattaagacctatcaacctctggagggttattaaggcctatcaacctctggagggttattaaggcctatcaacctcaggagggttattaaggcctatcaacctctggagggttattaaggcctatcaacctctgtagggttattaaggccaatcaacctctggaggattattatgaCTTAACAAACTCTGGGAGGTTATTAAAACAACCCACAATGGCTTAATAACTAACCAGCAAGACAACCTTAATGACTTAATCCTGAACTATGTCCAGGACTACAGTATAttctgtatatacaccgagaaggagAAAATGCATCTTGCTGAATATATTCCCAAATGTATCAGAGGCTAATAATTTAAATCAAATGACCGATTATCGTGTTAACAATTTCtgttataaatatttttttcctTTATATGTAAATGTCTAACTTATTTATAATGTTTGTGTTTTGTATATTGTAAACTTTTGGTAAATAACGAATAACCAATCACAACTGACAACGGATACAACTACGGGATAAAATTGTCTAAATGTCGTTTGTAATGACTCACAAATCAAtacgaaaaaatatatatttttttagcaTAGTTAGCCACTAAAATTCCATTTGGAAATCAACAATAATTTTTAACGTTAGCCACTTAAATTCCATTTGGAAAGTAGCTTATGAAAAACGACCTGATGTTTATGGAACTCATTTGGtgtgcaagagagagagcaataaCAGCATTTACGGACTGTCACCAGGCATTTCGATACCATTAACTGCTCGCCAAGGTCGGTCCTAATAGGCACTTCGGCTTGTAACTGCGGCCCCATTAACAGCCTCATCATTTAATGGAACAATATTTGAACGGATTTtatgattttttttcttttggatTTAACATAAATTAGGTCTGTTCTGTGGCTGGTGAGTTTAAGTATACTCTTTGCTATCATGAGCGAATTATGAACCGAATTTGCATAGAAAGCAAATGTTTTGCACGTTCAAAGGCAATTCCTTATTGTTTGTAAATTCTCTTCGTGTATCTGTAGAGAACGGTAGTTTGTGAGTTTGTTAGACTGGATGTTGGTCGGCCTTAATGGGTTATTCTGTGTGTTAGAGATTGTTAGTGGATGAATGCGTTAGCCAGTTAATTGTGTGATAGTGAAAGAGTTTGTTTCAAAGGCAATACACTATACAGAAAAAAGTAATGGGAAACtagaacgaacacacacacacacacacacacacacacacacacacacacacacacacacacacacacacacacacacacacacacacacacacacacacacttggagcACTCTGACACAGTCCATAAACtgtgtcagcgaggcggacagcgCGTCAGAATAATTCTCCTCACGACTTAGTGGGTTTACAAGATTGTTTTGGACCAGTTCTTCTATTACCAATCTTCAacctctctctcattcctcttTTCTcatcaattaaaaaaaattatctctCACCTATCTCACTCCTCATCTGTCCTTGTCTTCCTTCCCTATCTCTACTATCCTATCCCTAttttcccctcaccttcccctaGATTCCCTAGATTCCCTACCCACTCCTTGCCTCATGTTCCACCCCTTCCTATGTCACATTACATCAcctacactttcccatcacctctcCCATCTGGCCTCCCCTCTCGTTTCTAAATTAAGTCCAAGAAGCAAATTTCTCGTGAATGAGACTTTATACAACTCAGACTTAAGTCATCACTAGGTATTGTAAGTGAAGACTTAGAGCTGTACCCGAGGCAACTTGGGAGCTTCCTTGTGGTAACTTAGTGAGGGAGTGGGGGGGTCTTTGGGGActtagctggggggggggggtgaggatgggGGATTTGGCCATGAATGGTTAGTGATATGGTGATGTATTCCTAGGAATGTAGGAATACATCATACATTTCCTGAGGCTCTAGGAATACATCATACATTTCCAAAGGCTCTATGGATACATCATACATTTTCTATGAATACATCATACATTTCCTAAGAACCTAGGAAAGTGATGACTTTCTAGCTATCTAGTGATGTGCTCGTAGCTATCTAGACGTGTGTCTGTACAGATTCAAAGCTGCAAAGTTTGAAAAGCCTTAGAGTAGAGTTTTCTGTTAACCACTCCTGGGCTTAGGAAcagctccctggaaacacaaaccgaaactgtctctattttccgcttgttacaacttgtaataaagttgttacatcttggcttaacgtgtttgtgacgtattagaacgttgttacaacttaatatattggttgttataactggttaggtggtgttaaaacttgttcgaacgttgtaccaacgtcgtagtttcggtgtgtgtttggtgggagcgCGCTCCAATGTGGCGGGCCAAATGCCCTCATCTGAGTTATTTTTTAATGTCTTGACGAGAAAAAATAATTGTaataatttttatattttatataaaaaaataattgtaataaataattgtaataattgtaataattgtataatatatagtataatatatatatagaaaaaatAATTGTAATAATTGTATAATTTGTAATTGGTCAGTGAACACATCTGTGATTTCTGTTAAAAAAAATCTAGACTAAATTCGTTGACATCCAGACGCATCAAATTTAAATAACACCTTAAGCAACGAAGCAAACAGTGTGGGAGAGATGGAACGGTGTAGGAGGGGAAAGGAACGGCGTAGGAGGGGGATGGAACAGTGTAGGAGGGGAAAGGAACGGTGTAGGAGGGGAAAGGAACGGTGTAGGAGGGGGATGGAACAGTGTAGGAGGGGAAAGGAACGGTGTAGGAGGGGAAAGGAACGGTGTAGGAGGGGAAAGGAACAGTGTAGGAGGGGAAGGAACGGTGTAGGAGGGGAAAGGAACGGTGTAGGAGGGGAAAGGAACGGTGTAGGAGGAGAAAGGAACGGTGTAGGGGGGGGGCAAGGAACAGTGTAGGAGGGATGGAACAGTATAGGAGGGGAAAGGAACAGTATAGGAGGGGAAAGGAACGGTGTAGGGGGGGCAAGGAACGGTGTAGGGGGGGCAAGGAACGGTGTAGGAGGGGCAAGGAACAGTGTAGGAAGGGAAAGGAACGGTGTAGGAGGGGAAAGGAACGGTGTAGGGGGGGCAAGGAACAGTGTAGGAGGGGAAAGGAACGGTGTAGGGGGGGCAAGGAACAGTATAGGAGGGGAAAGGAACGGTGTAGGGGGGGCAAGGAACGGTGTAGGGGGGGCAAGGAACGGCGTAGGAGGGGCAAGGAACAGTGTAGGAGGGGAAAGGAACGGTGTAGGAGGGATGGAACAGTGTAGGAGGGGAAGGAACGGTGTAGGGGGGGCAAGGAACGGTGTAGGGGGGGCAAGGAACGGTGTAGGGGGGGCAAGGAACGGTATAGGAGGGGAAAGGAACGGTATATGTAAGGGAAAGGAACAGCTAGATATATACACACAGCCGctgtaccattttctagtacgacaattttgtcGCCTTAAGTAACGCattcgagcgaaaagcgacgttctatgCATGAGGACAGGTTGCCGGGGTGAGACCCGACGTGCGCCTcaatccaaccacttgggctggacggtagagcgacggaggACAGGTTGCCGGGGTGAGACCCGACGTGCGCTTcaatccaaccacttgggctgaacggtagagcgacggtctcgcttcatgcaggtcggcgttcaatccccgaagtggttggacaccattcctttcccccccgtcccatcccgaattcttatcctgaccccttcccagtgctatatagtcgtaatggcttggcgctttctcctgatagttcccttccttttaAAAGTATGATCCAACCACGGATATGAATCATACTAATCATACCGTCGGCCGGTCGGTAtggtcagggagccggtcggccgagcggacagcacgctggactatgatcctgtggtcctgggttcgatcccaggcgccggcgagaaacaatgggcagagtttctttcaccctatgcccctgttacctagcagtaaaataggtacctgggtgttagtcagctgtcatgggctgcttcctgggggtggaggcctggtcgaggaccgggccgcggggacactaaaaccccgaaatcatctcaagataacctcaagatataccgtgGTATGACTGGTATGATGCAACCATCGAGGCTCATCTTAAAGGACAGTAGACATGCGTGTCACATAACGAAAAAAAGTCAACGCTGGAAATAAACTATTcccgttttgcagcttcgtctgcaatgtcatttcctattattcccacatgacttggcacccagttgatactaTTTAGTAGATACTAAATTTATAGATATTTTGGATAGATATTTTATTTTTAGATATTCTTAGATATTTTAGATAGATACCCAGGACCGTTAGGTCCtgggtattgttattttgaggttatcatgaaatgatttcggggcttaccgtccccgcggcccggtcctcgaccaggcctcctttttttgctacacacccccaggaagcagtccgtagcagctgtctaactcccaggtacctatttactactaggtgaacaggcgcatcgaggggtgaaagaaactcggccccatttgtttccgcctccactcgggatcgaacccggaatctacgaatccgaagcgctgtccactcagccacatctTCCTCGTGAGATTGTTTCTGGTAAGAGAGAGCTTTTGGGAGTGTTCTACTAGACGCTAATGTGACCTTCGTTCGAGGCTAATAATCGCGTTTATAACCCAACCAGCCACGAGGCTACTGAACGAAGTATGATTATTGTTGATACTGAGTGCTGTATGGTTGATGCTGAGTGCTGTATGGTTGATGCTGAATGCTGTATGGTTGATGCTGAGTGCTGTATGGTTGATGCTGAGTGCTGTATGGTTGATGCTGAGTGCTGTATGGTTGATGCCGAGTGCTGTATGGTTGATGCTGAGTGCTGTATGGTTGATGCTGAGTGCTGTATGGTTGATGCTGAGTGCTGTATGGTTGATGCTGAGTGCTGTATGGTTGATGCTGAGTGCTGTATGGTTGATGCTGAGTGCTGTATGGTTGATGCTGAGTGCTGTATGGTTGATGCTGAGTGCTGTATGGTTGATGCTGAGTGCTGTATGGTTGATGCTGAGTGCTGTATGGTTGATGCTGAGTGCTGTATGGTTGATGCTGAGTGCTGTATGGTTGATGCTGAGTGCTGTATGGTTGATGCTGAGTGCTGTATGGTTGATGCTGAGTGCTGTATGGTTGATGCTGAGTGCTGTATGGCTGATGCTGAGTGCTGTATGGCTGATGCTGAGTGATGTATGGCTGATGCTGAGTGATGTATGGCTGATGCTGAGTGCTGTATGGCTGATACTGAGTGCTGTATGGTTGATGCTGAGTGCTGTATGGTTGATGCTGAATGCTGTATGGTTGATGCTGAGTGCTGTATGGTTGATGCTGAGTGCTGTATGGTTGATGCTGAGTGCTGTATGGTTGATGCTGAGTGCTGTATGGTTGATGCCGAGTGCTGTATGGTTGATGCTGAGTGCTGTATGGTTGATGCTGAGTGCTGTATGGTTGATGCTGAGTGCTGTATGGTTGATGCTGAGTGCTGTATGGTTGATGCTGAGTGCTGTATGGTTGATGCTGAGTGCTGTATGGTTGATGCTGAGTGCTGTATGGTTGATGCTGAGTGCTGTATGGTTGATGCTGAGTGCTGTATGGTTGATGCTGAGTGCTGTATGGTTGATGCTGAGTGCTGTATGGTTGATGCTGAGTGCTGTATGGTTGATGCTGAGTGCTGTATGGTTGATGCTGAGTGCTGTATGGTTGATGCTGATTGCTGTATGGCTGATGCTGAGTGCTGTATGGCTGATGCTGAGTGATGTATGGCTGATGCTGAGTGCTGTATGGCTGATGCTGAGTGCTGTATGGCTGATGCTGAGTGCTGTATGGCTGATGCTGAGTGCTGTATGGCTGATGCTGAGTGCTGTATGGCTGATGCTGAGTGCTGTATGGTTGATGCTGAGTGCTGTATGGTTGATGCTGAGTGGTATATGGCTGATGCTGAGTGGTATATGGCTGATGCTGAGTGGTATATGGCTGATGCTGAGTGGTATATGGCTGATGCTGAGGGCAATATGGCTGATGCTGAGGGCAATATGGCTGATGCTGAGGGCAATATGGCTGATGCTGAGGGCAATATGGCTGATGCTGAGTGCTATATGGCTGATGCTGAGGGCAATATGACTGATGCTGAGTGCTATATGGTTGATGGTGAGTGCTATATGAGGCTATGGTTGCTAGGGGAGTTTGGTTGCTAGGTGCTAGGTGATTACAATAGGTATGCAAGAGGCTCGGACAGTCATCATCCCTCCCCCACTTCCATATTGCAGGATTAAAGAATTGTTGCATATGTACGTGCAGTGTTTTGCATAGCTGTTTGGGAGCCATTTCTTTCTCTGTGTTACtcttgcgcacacacacacacacacacacactggttctCTCTCTTTATACCTCTTTTGCTCATTGTGTCTCTTTGCCTCTTTCTCTTTTGTTTTTATACCTCTCTTCCttagcgtctctctctctctctcgtcgtatctctctctctctctctctcactctctcacaggcTCTACCTCATCTGTCTGTAGGCCTCTCACTCTCTATGCCTCTCCACATTCCTCTATGCCTCCCTCTTTTCCCACGCTCTTCTATGCCTCTCTCTCTAAACTATGACAAGAGGGGTCATTACGAATGATGCTGATACAGCTAATGAAACGTGTAGCAAAGATGTGTTCTTCCACACCTGCTCATCTTAAAGCCTGCTGATCCCTACGTACTCATTGAATGAGCTTAAAATTAGTTTTCCATAAACAAATTGTATTTGATATTAGGTTCTTATCAGTGGTATGACATAaggctgtgtgccagagccttaagGTGCTCTGTTGACTTATTTTTTCGCGCGTGTGAGTGTTGGGTAAATGTTTCTACTGCAGATTAGTGTAGGAATGAATGATAGGGAGGTTGTTCTTGAAAGAAGGGGAGGGATTGTTCTTGAGAGAGAGGAGATTGTTCTTGAGAGGGAGGGATTGTTCTTGAGAGAGAGGAGATTGTTCTTGAGAGGGAGGGATTGTTCTTGAGAGGGAGGGATTGTTCTTGAGAGAGAGGAGATTGTTCTTGAGAGGGAGGGATTGTTCTTGAGAGAGAGGAGATTGTtcttgagagagagggagggattgtTCTTGAGAGAGAGGAGATTGTTCTTGAGAGGGAGGGATTGTTCTTGAGAGAGAGGAGATTGTTCTTGAGAGGGAGGGATTGTTCTTGAGAGGGAGGGATTGTTCTTGAGAGAGAGGAGATTGTtcttgagagggagggagggattgttCTTGAGAGAGAGGAGATTGTTCTTGAGAGGGAGGGATTGTTCTTGAGAGAGAGGAGATTGTtcttgagagagagggagggattgtTCTTGAGAGGGAGGGATtgttcttgagagagagagaggattgttcttgagagagaggagagggattgTTCTTGAGAGAGAGGAGATTGTTCTTGAGAGGGAGGGATTGTTCTTGAGAGAGAGGAGATTGTTCTTGAGAGGGAGGGATTGTTCTTGAGAGGGAGGGATTGTTCTTGAGAGAGAGGAGATTGTTCTTGAGAGGGAGGGATTGTTCTTGAGAGGGAGGGATTGTTCTTGAGAGAGAGG
This window of the Procambarus clarkii isolate CNS0578487 chromosome 46, FALCON_Pclarkii_2.0, whole genome shotgun sequence genome carries:
- the LOC123770594 gene encoding uncharacterized protein, which translates into the protein MAPKQLCKTLHVHMQQFFNPAIWKWGRDDDCPSLLHTYCNHLAPSNQTPLATIASYSTHHQPYSTQHQSYCPQHQPYSTQHQPYCPQHQPYCPQHQPYCPQHQPYCPQHQPYTTQHQPYTTQHQPYTTQHQPYTTQHQPYSTQHQPYSTQHQPYSTQHQPYSTQHQPYSTQHQPYSTQHQPYSTQHQPYITQHQPYSTQHQPYSNQHQPYSTQHQPYSTQHQPYSTQHQPYSTQHQPYSTQHQPYSTQHQPYSTQHQPYSTQHQPYSTQHQPYSTQHQPYSTQHQPYSTQHQPYSTQHQPYSTQHQPYSTRHQPYSTQHQPYSTQHQPYSTQHQPYSTQHQPYSIQHQPYSTQHQPYSTQYQPYSTQHQPYITQHQPYITQHQPYSTQHQPYSTQHQPYSTQHQPYSTQHQPYSTQHQPYSTQHQPYSTQHQPYSTQHQPYSTQHQPYSTQHQPYSTQHQPYSTQHQPYSTQHQPYSTQHQPYSTQHQPYSTQHQPYSTQHQPYSTRHQPYSTQHQPYSTQHQPYSTQHQPYSIQHQPYSTQHQPYSTQYQQ